In a single window of the Flavivirga spongiicola genome:
- the pbpC gene encoding penicillin-binding protein 1C — translation MNKIVTYIKRHKIKSVILAVLLIAYYFCLPKQLFKDPTTTVISSSNKELLGAKIAKDGQWRFPQNDSVPEKFKTCIVQFEDEYFYNHPGFNPISIFKALRDNLKSGAVKRGGSTITQQVIRLSRKGPPRTYLEKLKEIILATRLECRESKNKILSYYSSHAPFGGNVVGLDAASWRYFNRSANQLSWAESATLAVLPNAPSLIYPGKNQDRLLKKRDRLLKKLLKNAIIDSLTYQLSIAEGLPRKPYPLPQIAPHLLQKVSKTNYGKRIETTIDAKLQQRVNYIIKNHYNQLSQNEIYNAAVLVLNVKTRQVLAYVGNTPTDKAHQKDVDIIDKPRSTGSILKPFLYAAMLDAGDLLPHTLVTDVPTQFGSYNPENYNKTYDGAVPASRALSRSLNVPAVRMLQEFGLDRFHHYLKALQLKDLKYNANHYGLSLILGGAESNLWDLCKSYAALSSTLNHFSETSSEYFTNEFCEPTFLASDEIDFGNKTGDKTLFDAASIYLTYESLKEVNRPESDESWAFFDGSKQIAWKTGTSFGFRDAWAIGTTKDYVVGVWVGNADGEGRPGLVGVQTAAPILFDVFDLLPNSDWFSKPFDEMQEIDICKQSGHRASPNCHTIEQKFIQVSGLKTKPCPYHILIHVDHNESFQVNTSCEDLSNIIHKSWFVLPPLMAYYYKTKNPFYKPLPKFRSDCLGAHTVSMEFIYPKENNSIFLPKDFDEKTNDLILRIAHSKPESTLFWYIDDTFIGSTKDIHDIAIIPKQGTHMITVVDEFGNEVKRRFEISN, via the coding sequence ATGAATAAAATAGTAACCTACATAAAACGGCATAAAATTAAATCGGTTATCCTAGCTGTGCTATTGATTGCCTATTATTTCTGTTTGCCAAAGCAACTTTTTAAAGATCCAACAACAACGGTTATTTCTAGTTCAAACAAAGAATTATTAGGAGCCAAAATTGCCAAAGATGGACAATGGCGGTTTCCACAAAACGATAGTGTTCCTGAAAAATTTAAAACCTGTATCGTTCAATTTGAAGATGAATATTTTTATAACCATCCTGGTTTTAATCCTATATCTATCTTTAAAGCATTAAGAGACAATCTGAAATCTGGTGCAGTAAAACGTGGTGGAAGTACCATTACACAACAAGTTATTCGATTATCTAGAAAGGGACCACCCAGAACATATCTCGAAAAGCTAAAAGAAATTATTTTGGCGACTCGATTAGAATGTCGTGAATCAAAAAATAAAATATTATCCTACTATAGCAGTCATGCCCCTTTTGGAGGAAACGTTGTTGGGTTAGATGCTGCTTCATGGCGTTATTTTAATAGAAGTGCCAACCAATTATCCTGGGCAGAAAGTGCAACGCTTGCTGTTTTACCAAATGCCCCAAGTCTAATTTATCCTGGGAAAAACCAAGATCGATTATTAAAAAAACGTGATCGCCTTTTAAAAAAACTTTTAAAAAATGCCATTATTGATTCATTAACCTATCAACTGTCAATTGCTGAAGGCTTACCTCGAAAACCTTATCCGTTGCCACAAATAGCACCTCATTTATTACAAAAAGTATCTAAAACTAATTATGGAAAACGCATAGAAACAACGATTGACGCTAAACTTCAACAACGTGTAAACTATATTATAAAAAATCATTATAATCAATTGAGTCAGAACGAAATTTATAATGCGGCGGTATTAGTTTTAAATGTAAAGACCAGACAAGTTTTAGCTTATGTAGGCAATACTCCGACAGATAAAGCCCATCAAAAAGATGTTGACATTATTGATAAACCAAGAAGTACGGGCAGTATTCTAAAGCCTTTTTTATACGCTGCTATGTTAGATGCCGGAGATTTGTTACCTCATACACTAGTAACTGATGTTCCTACTCAATTCGGTAGTTATAACCCGGAAAATTATAATAAAACCTACGATGGCGCAGTTCCTGCAAGTAGAGCTTTATCACGTTCGTTAAATGTTCCTGCTGTTAGAATGCTTCAAGAATTTGGCTTAGATAGATTCCATCATTATTTAAAAGCTTTACAATTAAAAGACTTAAAATATAATGCAAATCATTACGGGTTATCACTTATTTTAGGAGGTGCAGAAAGTAATCTTTGGGATTTATGCAAAAGCTATGCAGCGCTCTCTTCAACTTTAAATCATTTTTCGGAAACCTCAAGTGAGTATTTTACAAATGAGTTTTGCGAACCTACTTTTTTAGCTTCAGATGAAATTGATTTCGGAAATAAAACTGGTGACAAAACACTTTTTGATGCGGCCTCTATTTATTTGACTTATGAAAGTTTAAAAGAAGTTAACAGACCCGAAAGTGATGAAAGCTGGGCCTTTTTTGATGGTTCTAAACAGATTGCGTGGAAAACAGGTACCAGCTTTGGGTTTCGAGACGCTTGGGCTATTGGTACCACTAAAGATTATGTGGTCGGAGTTTGGGTTGGTAATGCTGATGGAGAAGGGCGACCGGGTTTAGTTGGTGTACAAACGGCTGCTCCTATTCTCTTTGATGTGTTTGATTTATTACCAAATAGTGACTGGTTTTCAAAACCCTTTGACGAAATGCAGGAGATCGATATTTGTAAACAAAGTGGGCATAGAGCTTCTCCTAATTGTCATACTATTGAACAAAAATTCATTCAAGTAAGTGGTTTAAAAACAAAACCGTGCCCGTATCATATATTAATCCATGTGGATCATAATGAATCCTTTCAAGTGAATACTTCTTGTGAAGATTTAAGTAATATCATCCACAAATCTTGGTTTGTTTTACCTCCCTTAATGGCCTATTATTACAAAACAAAAAATCCGTTTTACAAACCGCTTCCTAAATTTAGGAGTGATTGCTTAGGGGCGCATACTGTTTCGATGGAATTTATTTATCCAAAAGAAAATAACAGCATTTTTTTACCAAAAGATTTTGACGAAAAAACAAATGATCTCATTTTAAGAATAGCACATTCAAAACCCGAAAGCACCTTGTTTTGGTATATTGACGACACTTTTATCGGAAGCACTAAAGACATCCATGATATAGCAATCATTCCAAAACAGGGTACACACATGATTACTGTCGTGGATGAATTTGGGAATGAGGTTAAACGACGTTTTGAGATTTCAAATTAA
- a CDS encoding endonuclease domain-containing protein produces MNNKIHNHKYLEGYRKELRKNSTSAEATLWTFLQKKKLKGRKFRRQHSIKNYIVDFYCASEKLIIELDGAYHLNFDQQNYDRERTKVLENLGFKVIRFENKLVFKDSANVLEEISNHFND; encoded by the coding sequence ATGAACAACAAAATCCACAATCATAAATACCTTGAAGGATACAGAAAAGAGCTTCGAAAAAATTCAACTTCAGCTGAAGCAACATTATGGACGTTTTTACAGAAAAAGAAACTCAAAGGAAGAAAATTTAGAAGACAACATAGTATTAAAAATTATATCGTTGATTTTTATTGCGCATCAGAAAAACTAATTATAGAATTAGACGGAGCCTACCATCTTAATTTTGATCAACAGAACTATGACCGGGAAAGAACCAAAGTTTTAGAAAATTTAGGTTTTAAAGTAATTCGATTCGAAAATAAATTGGTTTTTAAAGATAGTGCTAATGTATTAGAGGAAATAAGCAATCATTTTAATGATTAA
- a CDS encoding antibiotic biosynthesis monooxygenase family protein, which produces MNNDFKPYYAVIFTSTQNENIESYSKMADKMEALAKQQDGYLGIDSARDHVGITVSYWDSLDAIKNWKQQSEHLQAQQKGRTVWYSWYNVKICKVEREYEFTTSSPPISKH; this is translated from the coding sequence ATGAATAACGATTTTAAACCCTATTACGCAGTCATTTTTACATCAACGCAAAATGAAAATATTGAGAGCTATTCCAAAATGGCCGACAAAATGGAAGCACTAGCAAAACAACAAGATGGTTATTTAGGAATAGATAGTGCTAGAGATCATGTGGGTATCACAGTAAGTTATTGGGACAGTTTAGATGCTATAAAAAACTGGAAACAACAAAGTGAACATTTGCAAGCCCAACAAAAAGGAAGAACAGTATGGTATAGTTGGTATAATGTAAAAATCTGTAAAGTAGAGCGTGAGTATGAGTTTACGACCTCCTCGCCTCCTATTTCAAAGCATTGA
- a CDS encoding YqjF family protein, whose amino-acid sequence MNATEILKEKNHRPFEYPKRKWAFYQEWNKAVFLHWEVSPNLITPLLPKGIKLDVLNEKTWVSLVAFNMNNIGIRNLPKVPYISDFYEINIRVYITCNGKPSVYFLNMEGSKRSSCKILRAVSKFPYQYSKMSRDNNIYISKNKTFNDIFNIEYHIEDTPIKKDKTDLWLTERYAVFQDYKNHIIEYDVHHIEWPVQSIMIKKLNLNYPRFSHLINNHPDKIHYSSGVQVLTWDKRKRPIK is encoded by the coding sequence ATGAACGCAACAGAAATACTAAAAGAGAAGAATCACAGACCGTTTGAATACCCTAAACGAAAATGGGCATTTTATCAAGAATGGAATAAAGCTGTTTTTTTACATTGGGAAGTTTCACCGAATTTAATCACACCCTTACTTCCTAAGGGGATTAAACTAGACGTCCTAAACGAAAAAACCTGGGTGAGTTTAGTTGCTTTTAACATGAATAATATAGGGATTAGAAACCTTCCTAAAGTACCTTATATTTCAGATTTTTACGAAATAAATATTAGAGTTTATATTACCTGTAATGGAAAACCAAGTGTTTACTTTTTAAATATGGAGGGTAGCAAGCGGTCCTCTTGTAAAATTTTGAGAGCAGTATCTAAATTCCCTTATCAATACTCAAAAATGAGTAGAGACAACAACATTTACATATCAAAAAACAAAACATTCAATGATATTTTTAACATTGAATATCACATAGAAGATACGCCTATTAAAAAAGATAAAACCGATTTATGGCTCACAGAACGCTATGCCGTTTTTCAAGACTACAAAAACCATATTATTGAATACGACGTACACCATATCGAATGGCCCGTGCAATCAATCATGATTAAAAAATTAAATTTGAACTATCCCAGATTTAGTCATTTAATAAATAATCACCCCGACAAAATACATTATTCCAGTGGTGTACAAGTATTAACTTGGGATAAAAGAAAACGACCAATAAAGTGA
- a CDS encoding SH3 domain-containing protein encodes MKTYINIIALLIVFNFAQAQEIRYVKADNGLVLREKPNRGSGKITKLDYGTQLEIIEHTNLKLDVLDDNEVISGEWVKISTIDNDDSTNVGYVFNGYLTETELRKRFKINLDTFTLTVDSLEAWASKTNQDTVNIDIDLGETIEGKIIRIKHHIDYKNIQLFQRHENSITIMDEGPHCDLTDWKHYYSSWKPLKSISKDNQFKTNSYSEEAWNKFIKIDINEFKQAVKTHCGENWATLIKDVKTVNTYPSGVSISTIYLKVIFTKMNDEKIEKIIAFGIPMGC; translated from the coding sequence ATGAAAACATATATAAACATCATCGCATTATTGATTGTTTTCAATTTTGCACAAGCACAAGAAATAAGATATGTAAAGGCTGACAATGGGTTGGTTTTAAGAGAAAAACCTAATAGAGGTTCTGGCAAAATCACAAAACTGGATTACGGTACACAATTAGAAATTATAGAACATACAAACTTAAAATTAGATGTTCTGGATGACAATGAAGTAATCTCCGGAGAATGGGTAAAAATTAGCACTATTGATAATGATGACAGCACAAATGTTGGTTATGTTTTTAATGGTTACTTAACTGAAACGGAATTAAGAAAACGCTTTAAAATTAATCTTGACACGTTTACATTAACAGTTGATAGTCTGGAGGCATGGGCATCCAAAACAAACCAAGACACAGTGAATATAGACATAGATCTAGGAGAAACTATTGAAGGTAAAATTATTAGAATCAAACACCATATTGATTATAAAAATATACAGTTATTCCAAAGACATGAAAACAGTATTACTATAATGGACGAAGGTCCACATTGTGATTTAACCGACTGGAAACATTATTATTCTAGCTGGAAGCCTTTAAAGTCCATATCAAAAGATAATCAATTTAAAACGAATTCATATTCGGAAGAGGCATGGAATAAATTTATAAAAATAGATATTAATGAATTCAAACAAGCCGTTAAAACACATTGTGGTGAAAATTGGGCTACCCTGATAAAAGATGTCAAAACAGTAAACACATACCCTTCTGGGGTTTCAATAAGTACCATATACCTTAAAGTAATTTTCACAAAGATGAATGATGAAAAAATTGAAAAAATCATTGCTTTTGGAATTCCGATGGGGTGCTAA